The sequence TAGGCGGAACGATGCACTGCATCAATTTTTCCATCATCGATAAACCAATCGTCTACAACGTCATCCTGGGGACTCCATGGTTGCATAAGATGAAAGCTGTGGCgtcgacgtaccatcagtgcgtaaAGTTTCCAACCTCAAGAGGAATATTCACGCTACGAGGAGACCCGTTGATCGCCAGAACTTGCTTCATCATCGAACGACAACAGCGCAGTGCCCGCACCTTCGCAATCTCAAACCCTGCCGAGCAGCCAGATGGTCGCGTCCGTCCCAACACCGAGCTAATCATCCAGGTAAACATCAACCCTTCCGACACGACTCGTTGCGTGGGGATCGGTGCCGACCTGCCGCAGACTATCAAGGACGAGCTCGTAAAGTTTCTGTCCCAAAACGTCGAAACCTTTGCATGGAGCATGAGCAGTATGACCGGAATCGATCCCACCATAACATGTCACGAACTCAATGTGGATCCAACGTTTAAACCGGTCAAGCAAAAGCGAAGAAAACTCGGACTAGAGCGTACGGCCGCCGTTAACGAAGAGATCAAAAAACTACTCACGGCTGGGTCCATCAGAGAAGTCAAGTACCCCGACTGGTTAAGTAACCCAGTagttgtgaagaaaaagaacggcAAGTGGCGGGTGTGCGTCGATTTTACCGATCTTAACAAGTCGTGCCCAAAGGACAGCTTTCCTCTACCAAGAATCGACCAACTGGTCGAAGCGACCGCGGGGAACGAGCTTCTATCGTTCATGGACGCATACTCCGGGTACAACCAGATAATGATGCATAAAAACGATCAAGAAAAGACGGCCTTTATCACCGATCAAGGCACTTACTGCTACAAGGTTATGCCGTTTGGCCTGAAGAATGCTGGTGCGACCTACCAACGCCTTGTCAACCGGATGTTTGCCGACCAGCTCGGCCGAACAATGGAAGTGTACATCGATGATATGCTGGTGAAATCAACTCACGCTGCCGACCACGTTTCACATCTCGCTAAGTGCTTTGAAGTTCTCAACCGATATAACATGAAGCTGAATCCAGCTAAGTGCTCGTTCGGCGTAACTTCTGGAGAGTTCCTAGGATACCTCGTCACCAAGAGGGGTATCGAAGCTAACCCGAAACAGATTTCGGCGCTTACCAACCTACCATCTCCAAGAAATACTCGAGAAGTTCAACGACTTACTGGGCGAATCGCCGCCCTCAATCGATTTATCTCACGATCTACCGACAAGTGTCTACCGTTTTACCAGCTGCTTCGCAGCAACAAAAAGTTTGAGTGGGATGATAAGTGTGAGTCTGCCTTCCAGGAGCTCAAAAACTATCTCGCTACTCCTCCAGTCCTAGCTAAACCTGATCAGGGGGAAACGCTTTACCTGTACATCGCTGTCTCCAGCTCGGCGGTCAGCGGTGTACTCATTAAAGAGGACAGGGGAGATCAGCATCCCATTTTCTATGTGAGCAAAAGTCTCGATGGAGCTGAGCTCCGATATCCAACCTTGGAGAAGCTCGCCTACGCCGTAGTTATCTCGGCTAGGAAGCTACGTCCATACTTCCAATCTCACACTGTTGAAGTCTTAACTAACCAGCCGTTGAGGACCATCCTACACAGTCCGAGTCAATCAGGTCGCCTGGCCAAATGGGCAGTGGAATTAAGCGAATATGATATCGAATACAAGAATCGCACTTGTGCGAAATCTCAAGTACTCGCAGATTTTTTGGTTGAGCTCTCCCCTGAACTAGAATCAGGGGCTCCGCGCGCAGAGAAATGGTCGTTACACGTCGATGGTGCTTCCTCCCGACACGGCTCTGGGATCGGAATACATCTCGTTTCGCCGACAGGAGAAGTACTCGAACAGTCATTCCGGCTCGCCTTCACTGCCTCAAACAACGAGGCCGAGTATGAAGCCCTGATCGCAGGAATGAGATTGGCAGGTGGAATCGGGGTTAAGAAGTTACAAGTTTTTTGCGACTCGCAACTAGTAACTCACCAGTTCAGCGGCGATTACGAATGCAGGAATGACCGAATGGACGCTTACCTTAAGGTTGTCCAGGAACTGTCCGGCTCATTTGAGTCGTTTGAATTGACGAAAATCTCTCGTAGCGACAATGCTCCAGCTGACGCCCTGGCCGTCCTCGCTTCAACATCCGACCCCGACCTCCGTCGAATCATTCCTGTCGAGAGTATTGATCAGCCGAGCATCAATCTCCCAACGAACATCGATCCCATTGCTcaagattataaaaagaaaaaggttatgGAGGATGCGAGCATCAACATGCCATcctcaaagaaacaaagaacaggTGAGGGTCCTCCCGTGCTAACATTGCATCAACATGACTTCTGTTAGAAGCACGACCGAACAAGAATCCACCGAACTGATATCCAACGAACAAATAGCTGAAGAATCAGAGTCGACCGAACAAGAAACCACCGAGCTGATATCCAACGAACAAATAGCTGAAGAATCAGAGTCCGCCGAACAAGAATCCACCGAGCTGATATCCAACGAACAAATAGCTGAAGAATCGGAATCCGCCGAACAAGGATCCACCGAACGAATTTCTGCCGAACGAGAAACAGGACAAGTATCTGCCGAGCACGAGTCCGTCAATCAAGGGCAGACCAGTTCCGAACCAAAAGAACGATCATATGACTGGCAAGCAGATATCCGTTCCTACATCNNNNNNNNNNNNNNNNNNNNNNNNNNNNNNNNNNNNNNNNNNNNNNNNNNNNNNNNNNNNNNNNNNNNNNNNNNNNNNNNNNNNNNNNNNNNNNNNNNNNNNNNNNNNNNNNNNNNNNNNNNNNNNNNNNNNNNNNNNNNNNNNNNNNNNNNNNNNNNNNNNNNNNNNNNNNNNNNNNNNNNNNNNNNNNNNNNNNNNNNNNNNNNNNNNNNNNNNNNNNNNNNNNNNNNNNNNNNNNNNNNNNNNNNNNNNNNNNNNNNNNNNNNNNNNNNNNNNNNNNNNNNNNNNNNNNNNNNNNNNNNNNNNNNNNNNNNNNNNNNNNNNNNNNNNNNNNNNNNNNNNNNNNNNNNNNNNNNNNNNNNNNNNNNNNNNNNNNNNNNNNNNNNNNNNNNNNNNNNNNNNNNNNNNNNNNNNNNNNNNNNNNNNNNNNNNNNNNNNNNNNNNNNNNNNNNNNNNNNNNNNNNNNNNNNNNNNNNNNNNNNNNNNNNNNNNNNNNNNNNNNNNNNNNNNNNNNNNNNNNNNNNNNNNNNNNNNNNNNNNNNNNNNNNNNNNNNNNNNNNNNNNNNNNNNNNNNNNNNNNNNNNNNNNNNNNNNNNNNNNNNNNNNNNNNNNNNNNNNNNNNNNNNNNNNNNNNNNNNNNNNNNNNNNNNNNNNNNNNNNNNNNNNNNNNNNNNNNNNNNNNNNNNNNNNNNNNNNNNNNNNNNNNNNNNNNNNNNNNNNNNNNNNNNNNNNNNNNNNNNNNNNNNNNNNNNNNNNNNNNNNNNNNNNNNNNNNNNNNNNNNNNNNNNNNNNNNNNNNNNNNNNNNNNNNNNNNNNNNNNNNNNNNNNNNNNNNNNNNNNNNNNNNNNNNNNNNNNNNNNNNNNNNNNNNNNNNNNNNNNNNNNNNNNNNNNNNNNNNNNNNNNNNNNNNNNNNNNNNNNNNNNNNNNNNNNNNNNNNNNNNNNNNNNNNNNNNNNNNNNNNNNNNNNNNNNNNNNNNNNNNNNNNNNNNNNNNNNNNNNNNNNNNNNNNNNNNNNNNNNNNNNNNNNNNNNNNNNNNNNNNNNNNNNNNNNNNNNNNNNNNNNNNNNNNNNNNNNNNNNNNNNNNNNNNNNNNNNNNNNNNNNNNNNNNNNNNNNNNNNNNNNNNNNNNNNNNNNNNNNNNNNNNNNNNNNNNNNNNNNNNNNNNNNNNNNNNNNNNNNNNNNNNNNNNNNNNNNNNNNNNNNNNNNNNNNNNNNNNNNNNNNNNNNNNNNNNNNNNNNNNNNNNNNNNNNNNNNNNNNNNNNNNNNNNNNNNNNNNNNNNNNNNNNNNNNNNNNNNNNNNNNNNNNNNNNNNNNNNNNNNNNNNNNNNNNNNNNNNNNNNNNNNNNNNNNNNNNNNNNNNNNNNNNNNNNNNNNNNNNNNNNNNNNNNNNNNNNNNNNNNNNNNNNNNNNNNNNNNNNNNNNNNNNNNNNNNNNNNNNNNNNNNNNNNNNNNNNNNNNNNNNNNNNNNNNNNNNNNNNNNNNNNNNNNNNNNNNNNNNNNNNNNNNNNNNNNNNNNNNNNNNNNNNNNNNNNNNNNNNNNNNNNNNNNNNNNNNNNNNNNNNNNNNNNNNNNNNNNNNNNNNNNNNNNNNNNNNNNNNNNNNNNNNNNNNNNNNNNNNNNNNNNNNNNNNNNNNNNNNNNNNNNNNNNNNNNNNNNNNNNNNNNNNNNNNNNNNNNNNNNNNNNNNNNNNNNNNNNNNNNNNNNNNNNNNNNNNNNNNNNNNNNNNNNNNNNNNNNNNNNNNNNNNNNNNNNNNNNNNNNNNNNNNNNNNNNNNNNNNNNNNNNNNNNNNNNNNNNNNNNNNNNNNNNNNNNNNNNNNNNNNNNNNNNNNNNNNNNNNNNNNNNNNNNNNNNNNNNNNNNNNNNNNNNNNNNNNNNNNNNNNNNNNNNNNNNNNNNNNNNNNNNNNNNNNNNNNNNNNNNNNNNNNNNNNNNNNNNNNNNNNNNNNNNNNNNNNNNNNNNNNNNNNNNNNNNNNNNNNNNNNNNNNNNNNNNNNNNNNNNNNNNNNNNNNNNNNNNNNNNNNNNNNNNNNNNNNNNNNNNNNNNNNNNNNNNNNNNNNNNNNNNNNNNNNNNNNNNNNNNNNNNNNNNNNNNNNNNNNNNNNNNNNNNNNNNNNNNNNNNNNNNNNNNNNNNNNNNNNNNNNNNNNNNNNNNNNNNNNNNNNNNNNNNNNNNNNNNNNNNNNNNNNNNNNNNNNNNNNNNNNNNNNNNNNNNNNNNNNNNNNNNNNNNNNNNNNNNNNNCTCAGTGGTGTCGCGCGGTATGCCATCCCTCCTAGATCTCTTGGACGATTCGGGATCGGGAGCAACCACCTCACCATGAGAAGCTCTTTTCCTCGATGGAGTAGGACGTCCAGAATCAGCGGCGACGATCGCTAGGGCATCAGAAGCCTCGCCCCTCTCGCTCTGATCTTCCTGATATTGTCGAAAAAACCTGGAGGATGAGCACGCAAGCGAACGACAGGCTCtgcaagcaacaacaaaaacaagataagtGTTAGAAGCCAATCAAAGAAAATCAACAAGTAAGGATAAGAAACAGCAAAGCTACCGGGAACCATATTCCACTCAGTAGCGTAAAACATATCGAGGTTGTCAACCGAAGTCTCATCTagcttgacaaagaaaaagtaaNNNNNNNNNNNNNNNNNNNNNNNNNNNNNNNNNNNNNNNNNNNNNNNNNNNNNNNNNNNNNNNNNNNNNNNNNNNNNNNNNNNNNNNNNNNNNNNNNNNNNNNNNNNNNNNNNNNNNNNNNNNNNNNNNNNNNNNNNNNNNNNNNNNNNNNNNNNNNNNNNNNNNNNNNNNNNNNNNNNNNNNNNNNNNNNNNNNNNNNNNNNNNNNNNNNNNNNNNNNNNNNNNNNNNNNNNNNNNNNNNNNNNNNNNNNNNNNNNNNNNNNNNNNNNNNNNNNNNNNNNNNNNNNNNNNNNNNNNNNNNNNNNNNNNNNNNNNNNNNNNNNNNNNNNNNNNNNNNNNNNNNNNNNNNNNNNNNNNNNNNNNNNNNNNNNNNNNNNNNNNNNNNNNNNNNNNNNNNNNNNNNNNNNNNNNNNNNNNNNNNNNNNNNNNNNNNNNNNNNNNNNNNNNNNNNNNNNNNNNNNNNNNNNNNNNNNNNNNNNNNNNNNNNNNNNNNNNNNNNNNNNNNNNNNNNNNNNNNNNNNNNNNNNNNNNNNNNNNNNNNNNNNNNNNNNNNNNNNNNNNNNNNNNNNNNNNNNNNNNNNNNNNNNNNNNNNNNNNNNNNNNNNNNNNNNNNNNNNNNNNNNNNNNNNNNNNNNNNNNNNNNNNNNNNNNNNNNNNNNNNNNNNNNNNNNNNNNNNNNNNNNNNNNNNNNNNNNNNNNNNNNNNNNNNNNNNNNNNNNNNNNNNNNNNNNNNNNNNNNNNNNNNNNNNNNNNNNNNNNNNNNNNNNNNNNNNNNNNNNNNNNNNNNNNNNNNNNNNNNNNNNNNNNNNNNNNNNNNNNNNNNNNNNNNNNNNNNNNNNNNNNNNNNNNNNNNNNNNNNNNNNNNNNNNNNNNNNNNNNNNNNNNNNNNNNNNNNNNNNNNNNNNNNNNNNNNNNNNNNNNNNNNNNNNNNNNNNNNNNNNNNNNNNNNNNNNNNNNNNNNNNNNNNNNNNNNNNNNNNNNNNNNNNNNNNNNNNNNNNNNNNNNNNNNNNNNNNNNNNNNNNNNNNNNNNNNNNNNNNNNNNNNNNNNNNNNNNNNNNNNNNNNNNNNNNNNNNNNNNNNNNNNNNNNNNNNNNNNNNNNNNNNNNNNNNNNNNNNNNNNNNNNNNNNNNNNNNNNNNNNNNNNNNNNNNNNNNNNNNNNNNNNNNNNNNNNNNNNNNNNNNNNNNNNNNNNNNNNNNNNNNNNNNNNNNNNNNNNNNNNNNNNNNNNNNNNNNNNNNNNNNNNNNNNNNNNNNNNNNNNNNNNNNNNNNNNNNNNNNNNNNNNNNNNNNNNNNNNNNNNNNNNNNNNNNNNNNNNNNNNNNNNNNNNNNNNNNNNNNNNNNNNNNNNNNNNNNNNNNNNNNNNNNNNNNNNNNNNNNNNNNNNNNNNNNNNNNNNNNNNNNNNNNNNNNNNNNNNNNNNNNNNNNNNNNNNNNNNNNNNNNNNNNNNNNNNNNNNNNNNNNNNNNNNNNNNNNNNNNNNNNNNNNNNNNNNNNNNNNNNNNNNNNNNNNNNNNNNNNNNNNNNNNNNNNNNNNNNNNNNNNNNNNNNNNNNNNNNNNNNNNNNNTCCGAAATCCTCCATGCCGACCCCAGTTCCGCATGAACGAGACCCATCTAGCCGCTTACTTAGCTCGGCACCAACCACGGTCTCATGAACCTGCGAGCTTCGAATTCTCAGCCGAACATGCCCCATGCCGAGCTCACTACCACCTGACGAATCCGCATTTATGCCAAGCAGCGATTTGCCACCAAACTCTTCAATGCCGAGCTCACAAGTTCGCCGAGCTCCATCGAACTCATCACAGCTAAGTTCACCATCGATCCCATGACCGCCGAGCTCTGGGCCACTGAATCCGCCTGTCCCGGAACCACCGACCTCGTTCATGCCTCCTCGCCGATCTCCCATCTCAACTGTTCCGCCCTCGAAATCAATCTTATCCTCATGATTCCTCGCGGTTGTAGTATCAAACCCACCGATAGGTCTGCCGACCTCGGGTACGCCGACCTCGGGTACGCCGACCTCGGGTACGCCGACCTCGGGCCCGCCGACCATATCGATCCCAAAAGAAGTGCCGAACGCATTCGAATTACTCCGTAGATCTTCATTTTCGATCTCATCTCGCCGGTCCCTCCCAACCACGCGAGAACTACCTAACACCGGATCCCGGATTCCATCGTCGCCGACCTCGGCCCGCCAGCTCTCCATGTCGAGATCGATATCCCTATGCCAATCTCCAATCCTCGAGCCGACCTCACCAACGACTCGACCGCCGACCTCGGCGTCAATCTCCGAGGGACTACCTAATGCCTCACTCATAGGAAACCTCGCAATCCGCCGAACCCTGAACTCGCCGAGCTCAGATCCGCCGAGCTCNNNNNNNNNNNNNNNNNNNNNNNNNNNNNNNNNNNNNNNNNNNNNNNNNNNNNNNNNNNNNNNNNNNNNNNNNNNNNNNNNNNNNNNNNNNNNNNNNNNNNNNNNNNNNNNNNNNNNNNNNNNNNNNNNNNNNNNNNNNNNNNNNNNNNNNNNNNNNNNNNNNNNNNNNNNNNNNNNNNNNNNNNNNNNNNNNNNNNNNNNNNNNNNNNNNNNNNNNNNNNNNNNNNNNNNNNNNNNNNNNNNNNNNNNNNNNNNNNNNNNNNNNNNNNNNNNNNNNNNNNNNNNNNNNNNNNNNNNNNNNNNNNNNNNNNNNNNNNNNNNNNNNNNNNNNNNNNNNNNNNNNNNNNNNNNNNNNNNNNNNNNNNNNNNNNNNNNNNNNNNNNNNNNNNNNNNNNNNNNNNNNNNNNNNNNNNNNNNNNNNNNNNNNNNNNNNNNNNNNNNNNNNNNNNNNNNNNNNNNNNNNNNNNNNNNNNNNNNNNNNNNNNNNNNNNNNNNNNNNNNNNNNNNNNNNNNNNNNNNNNNNNNNNNNNNNNNNNNNNNNNNNNNNNNNNNNNNNNNNNNNNNNNNNNNNNNNNNNNNNNNNNNNNNNNNNNNNNNNNNNNNNNNNNNNNNNNNNNNNNNNNNNNNNNNNNNNNNNNNNNNNNNNNNNNNNNNNNNNNNNNNNNNNNNNNNNNNNNNNNNNNNNNNNNNNNNNNNNNNNNNNNNNNNNNNNNNNNNNNNNNNNNNNNNNNNNNNNNNNNNNNNNNNNNNNNNNNNNNNNNNNNNNNNNNNNNNNNNNNNNNNNNNNNNNNNNNNNNNNNNNNNNNNNNNNNNNNNNNNNNNNNNNNNNNNNNNNNNNNNNNNNNNNNNNNNNNNNNNNNNNNNNNNNNNNNNNNNNNNNNNNNNNNNNNNNNNNNNNNNNNNNNNNNNNNNNNNNNNNNNNNNNNNNNNNNNNNNNNNNNNNNNNNNNNNNNNNNNNNNNNNNNNNNNNNNNNNNNNNNNNNNNNNNNNNNNNNNNNNNNNNNNNNNNNNNNNNNNNNNNNNNNNNNNNNNNNNNNNNNNNNNNNNNNNNNNNNNNNNNNNNNNNNNNNNNNNNNNNNNNNNNNNNNNNNNNNNNNNNNNNNNNNNNNNNNNNNNNNNNNNNNNNNNNNNNNNNNNNNNNNNNNNNNNNNNNNNNNNNNNNNNNNNNNNNNNNNNNNNNNNNNNNNNNNNNNNNNNNNNNNNNNNNNNNNNNNNNNNNNNNNNNNNNNNNNNNNNNNNNNNNNNNNNNNNNNNNNNNNNNNNNNNNNNNNNNNNNNNNNNNNNNNNNNNNNNNNNNNNNNNNNNNNNNNNNNNNNNNNNNNNNNNNNNNNNNNNNNNNNNNNNNNNNNNNNNNNNNNNNNNNNNNNNNNNNNNNNNNNNNNNNNNNNNNNNNNNNNNNNNNNNNNNNNNNNNNNNNNNNNNNNNNNNNNNNNNNNNNNNNNNNNNNNNNNNNNNNNNNNNNNNNNNNNNNNNNNNNNNNNNNNNNNNNNNNNNNNNNNNNNNNNNNNNNNNNNNNNNNNNNNNNNNNNNNNNNNNNNNNagaaatcaaaaccaaaaaaaagaaagagaaaacgcACATTTGAGCTGAGGACGATCAGAGTATTTCTTAACCATAGTATCAATCACAACAGAGGATATATCGATACTGACAACATCTTCGTATCCATCATCCACCATCCCTTCGCTAAACGCTGCattattcccaaaaaaaaaaaatcaaaacggaTCCAATGCAAAAACTGTAGAAACCCTATAGATTTGTGTATTGTAAACCTGAGTTTCCACAGCCAACGACGAGGACTCGTTGATTACGGTGAGGAACATAGAGATTAATGAGAGGAGCTAATGACGGATACTTCTGGTACCAATCGAACGGTTCAGATTCGTTCGTGTAACGATCGTCCCAATACCATTTCTCGCTGTAAGATTGCGTCGGCGTCTCTGAAGAAGTCATCGCCTTCTTTCGTCTTTCTCCGTCCTCGTCGTCGTAACTCACTGGCCGATCAATTtcgtttcactctctctctctctctctctctctgatcaaAACAAGGAAGAGAAACGGTCATAATCAGATGCATGAGCGACCACGGTATTGGTCAAAGACCTTCCTAATTAAAGCCACGATCTTCCTAATTTAAAAGTCACGTGACGTGGCTTTAAGAAGCAACTTAACGATTGGACCGGTTTTCCGGTTTGATTTTATCCGAAAATTAACATTAAACCCGTACAAAATCGAAATAGCCGGAAAACAAACGCAGAGTTTCTCGCGAAGACGGCGATGGCAGCGAAGAAAGATGGAAACGAAGAAAGATGGGAATATGGTGTACAAGCTTCGTGCTTCACTGAAGTTTCGATGATTTCACCCCTACGAAAAAAACCCAGATCATTCAGCTCTCACGAACAGGTTCTCGCCAAAAACTTGACTTGCTTTTCTCCTTATCGTGCCCTCAGAGACATTATCGATGAGGTATAAATTCTCAGGTTTTATGCAGTGTCAAAGACTTCGGCTCTGTATAACTTTTGCCTTGCGAACATTTCAAAGAATAGTTCAAAAAATGCTCTGTGTTTCTTCCTTTTGCTTCTTCTATATCTTTTTATCAAAATGTAAAGAGTAGCAAaagcatattttgtttttgtttagtttgcaAAAAGCAGAGAAATTTTTGATCAGGAAGCTTGCTCAGTCTAGTTACACAATGTCAGCACCTTGTCATATATCCCAATGtgttgtggtgtttttttgATTGAAGAAATTTTATCTACATGTTACTTTGTAGATCGGAACTAAATCACTGAGGTGACTTTTAAATCATCTGGCTTGATTGTTCGTTCAACACTTTTAGTAAAGTTTCTCTCCATTGTATGTGTTATATACTAAAATGCACaggatctttgattttttattaaggaattaaaaaattcaacaaGTGATCCTTTTTCATGGTTTTCAAGTGATGCTTGTTGTCTCCAACCTCTTTACATCTTTGTATTCCCTTCTGGAATCCCCTTGTCTGGGGGTTGGTACAGTATATGCTTGCTAAGTTAATGTATATTCTTGCTTTTTGGTTCTGCAACCTCACAGGGGAATAAGTCTTCTCATGCATGGAAAAAGTTTAATCCTTTCAAGCAAAGTATAAAGGTTTGATCCTAAAATGCGGTCTAGTTTCTTTCACCTATAAAAATAGAAGCTTAACTGTTAACAGATTGATGCTTACCTGCATATTCActagtttcttttttggtttctgcaTATCTTCTCATGGCCAGTTCCGGTGGTGATCATGATGGTATCATCTCTCCCTTCCTCTATATTTTTTCATATCCGATATCATCAATGG comes from Camelina sativa cultivar DH55 chromosome 19, Cs, whole genome shotgun sequence and encodes:
- the LOC109130799 gene encoding uncharacterized protein LOC109130799 → MTNPSDDLNEATEQPTEQLTEQRWGRTRARTVPPLPSSTISAEGPLPSATPPPAPDAPFEPLTTAAAGPGPVTDQLVTDATALLSAALTCAAALPSATLTNAAAHPSATLPNALPIQRSGLDDLMQVILDRLDGQEARTNERLEAIVAAQEASQNQISRLQQRRSERRSENDHGEQHANPPPPAPLSVEERYEGHRRRPASIVVGSIDRRSRREPADEHQDRQGQRSRSPRTPTLPARQSEGDLKDETIRRLETMLHELSSRVHRATSSAPNLDRVLEEVQRSPFTARISRVRIHYVNKFKFAPYNGLDDPKPFLTSMSVAIGRAHFSEEEYEAGCCQLFVENLAHEALGWFSRLPPNSIGSYHELTTAFLQHHSTFMIRGASNADLWNMFQQSNESLREFMERFKRIVSKLSIADDTAISALRNALTHGSRFREDIIIHEPLSLDDALHRANRYIELDEESASRANRPLPEPPTSKSAKGKEKAQDEHHEPRQHFDKEYADKLEKAKKAQAFAVSDQDPQASSSKPWNNKWVRDPSGKGGKKYCNYHKRAGHTTEECRTLQQILLDKFKGGHIDVEHERRLTTAHRDSQFFNPEDENPSRQYSTAPAPQHITRALPLPPPPAPTLKRNPEPVDDPNAPAPRRRINMIMGGLTTCRDSVRSIKAYQRGLEVKRDWMAQSTPPTTTYEPITFTEDDASGLAGPHNDPLVVEMTIGESIVTKILIDTGSSVNVIFKDVLIQMEVDLRTADHDVQPLTGFDGDTVMTVGTIMLPIYVGGTMHCINFSIIDKPIVYNVILGTPWLHKMKAVASTYHQCVKFPTSRGIFTLRGDPLIARTCFIIERQQRSARTFAISNPAEQPDGRVRPNTELIIQVNINPSDTTRCVGIGADLPQTIKDELVKFLSQNVETFAWSMSSMTGIDPTITCHELNVDPTFKPVKQKRRKLGLERTAAVNEEIKKLLTAGSIREVKYPDWLSNPVVVKKKNGKWRVCVDFTDLNKSCPKDSFPLPRIDQLVEATAGNELLSFMDAYSGYNQIMMHKNDQEKTAFITDQGTYCYKVMPFGLKNAGATYQRLVNRMFADQLGRTMEVYIDDMLVKSTHAADHVSHLAKCFEVLNRYNMKLNPAKCSFGVTSGEFLGYLVTKRGIEANPKQISALTNLPSPRNTREVQRLTGRIAALNRFISRSTDKCLPFYQLLRSNKKFEWDDKCESAFQELKNYLATPPVLAKPDQGETLYLYIAVSSSAVSGVLIKEDRGDQHPIFYVSKSLDGAELRYPTLEKLAYAVVISARKLRPYFQSHTVEVLTNQPLRTILHSPSQSGRLAKWAVELSEYDIEYKNRTCAKSQVLADFLVELSPELESGAPRAEKWSLHVDGASSRHGSGIGIHLVSPTGEVLEQSFRLAFTASNNEAEYEALIAGMRLAGGIGVKKLQVFCDSQLVTHQFSGDYECRNDRMDAYLKVVQELSGSFESFELTKISRSDNAPADALAVLASTSDPDLRRIIPVESIDQPSINLPTNIDPIAQDYKKKKVMEDASINMPSSKKQRTGEGPPVLTLHQHDFC
- the LOC104767588 gene encoding methyltransferase-like protein 13, whose amino-acid sequence is MTSSETPTQSYSEKWYWDDRYTNESEPFDWYQKYPSLAPLINLYVPHRNQRVLVVGCGNSAFSEGMVDDGYEDVVSIDISSVVIDTMVKKYSDRPQLKCAFSLSFFWF